Part of the Capricornis sumatraensis isolate serow.1 chromosome 9, serow.2, whole genome shotgun sequence genome, AGGTCACCACACCCCAGCACCGACCTCCTGCCAGGTCCTAGCAGTGGCCCCACCCTGCGAACACGCCCGCTGGTTTCTGCTCCCTGCACTGACCCCGGCACCAAACTGAAACTCCCTTGTCTGCTTTCACGGCTCACACCCCTTTGTCCTGCCCGAATCTACGCCCCCCACCATCACCCAGCACAAGTTGGTTACACATTGGCCCTGGGTGGGCAaatgagttttgttttgcttttttcagttaaaaacaaaaccgcCCAGTCATTTGATTCAGGGGATATCTTTACAAGAGGCTTATTCGTAATTAAGCAACAGCTGCCCACCCCCCAACTCATGGAGAATTCTTTTCCAGGTCAGCCCTGTCCCCACCAGTGCCGCTTTGCCATGaggcatcttccctggtggtcagacgtctggtaaagaatccgcctgcaatgcgggagacctgggttccatccctgggttgcgaagatcccctgcagaagggaaaggctacccactccagtatcctagccCGGAGAgttccgtggactatacagtccttggggtctcaaagagctggacaggactgagcgactttcgatTTCACTTTCATCTGAGTTTGAGACGCTTGCCCTTCCCATCTTAACCCTCCCTCTGGCTGCTGCTCCCCTCTGTGTCCTTCCACCAAGGACTGCCTGTACTGACTTCCGCCTCTCTGCCCCCAGATAGTCACCATGGGCCAGTGCTACTACAATGAGACCATCGGCTTCTTCTACAACAACAGCGGCAAGGAGCTCAGCTCCCACTGGCGGCCCAAAGATCTGGTCGTGGTGGCGCTGGGCCTGACTGTCAGCGTGCTGGTGCTTCTGACCAACCTGCTGGTCATCGCAGCCATCGCCTCCAATCGCCGCTTCCACCAGCCCATTTACTACCTGCTCGGCAACCTGGCCGCAGCTGACCTCTTTGCCGGTGTGGCCTACCTCTTCCTCATGTTCCACACAGGCCCGCGCACAGCCCGGCTGTCACTCCGGGGCTGGTTCGTGCGGCAGGGCCTGCTGGACACGAGCCTGACGGCCTCCGTGGCCACACTTCTGGCCATTGCCGTGGAGCGGCACCGCAGTGTGATGGCCGTGCAGCTGCACAGCCGCCTGCCCCGAGGCCGGGTCATCATGCTGATTGTGGGCGTGTGGGTGGCcgcgctggggctggggctgctgcCCGCCCACTCCTGGCACTGCCTCTGTGCCCTGGACCGCTGCTCTCGAATGGCCCCCCTGCTCAGCCGCTCCTACCTCGCCGTCTGGGCACTGTCCAGCCTGCTCGTCTTCCTGCTCATGGTGGCTGTCTACACCCGCATCTTCTTCTATGTGAGGCGGCGAGTGCAGCGCATGTCCGAGCATGTCAGCTGCCACCCCCGCTACCGTGAAACGACGCTGAACCTGGTCAAGACGGTTGTCATCATCCTAGGTGAGTGGTACCCTGCTTCCTGACTGCCAGTCTGATCGAGCGTGATGGGTGGGGATGATGTGAGTGGGGAATGTTCTCCAAGGAAGTGATACCTGCAATGAGGCCAGGGAAGAGTTCCAAGCGGCGGGAACGGAAAGTGAGATCTCCAACAGGACCAGCCCAAAAAGAGAAGAAGGCCCGCGTAGCTGTTCTGTGAGGAGAGGTCAGCACAGCCTTAAAGGGGACAGACAGGAGCTTGTTCTGAGTTCCGTGGGAATTTAAGGGTTCTTAGCCAGGAGTAATGAGGTCAGTTCGGCTGTTAAATGTAGAATGGTCTGGGTTGAGGACACACACCACCCCCAAGAAACAGAATAACTCTTCCCAATCATTCCTTTTCCCCCACCAACTAACTGGCCAGTCCCACAGTGACCTTTCCACCAAAGAATCTTCGGTGTCCAGGGTCCTGTCcactgtgtgcatgcgtgctcagtcatgtctgactctcttcaaccccatggactgtagcctgccaggctccactgtccatgggagtttccaggcaggaatactgtagctgccatttcctactccacctGTCCACCGTATACCAGTTAGGAAAGGCAGACAAATCAGAGAAAGGTTCCCCTTCTTAGCCGTTCTGCCCATCATGCTGCAAAGGCAGCAAGACAGGAAGCATTTCCTTGTAAACCACTCAGCTGTCACCCAAGACCTAGAGATTCCCCCCAGCTTTGAGCGGTTGTAACAGCTGGCCCTGCTCACATCAGGCTCTATCCCACAGGGGCGTTTGTGGTCTGCTGGACGCCGGGCCAGGTGGTGCTCCTCCTGGATGGTCTGGGCTGCAAGTCCTGCAACGTCCTGGCAGTGGAGAAGTATTTCCTACTCTTAGCCGAGGCCAACTCTCTGGTCAATGCTGTGGTATACTCCTGCCGTGATGCTGAGATGCGCCTCACTTTCCGCCGTCTCCTCTGCTGTCGGTGCCTCCGCCCATCTACCCATGAGTCTGTTCGCTACACAGCCTCCACTCACACAGGCACTAGCACTCGCATCATGCTTCCTGAGAATGGCCATTCCCTGATGGACTCCACCCTTTAGCTAACCTTGGACTTCAGCAGGGTACAGCAAATGCCACATCGCTGCCCCAGCCACGGTGGATGCACCTGGCTCTACCCAGTCTGCGGGCCAGACTTAAAGGCAGACCGTCAGTCTCACATGGCATGAGCCACTGCCAGCCCTACCCAGGCACACAGCTGTGCCTGTCTCTGAGCCTGCGGGTTAGGGTCATCTATGCAACTGGGAGAGAGCTGAATGGGGTGCAAGAATCGGGCTCTGAAGTCATCTCAGGTTGAGGGGCTTTTTAACAGACACTTTTCTACTTTTTTGTGCACATGCCtggtaaccctgtggactgcttTCTTGTCTGGGGTGGTGTAGATGATAAAGATGAGAGAGATGAGGATTCTCGGACCACGCGGCCCAGGGAAGCAGGGTAACAAGGATGGATTATGGATGCCCCGTCTGCCTGAGGCTGTTTAGGGGCATAGACAGGAGTGCTGAGTGTGAGCTGGGAAAGGTCTGTGACCCCTTGCAGCCTCCAAGGGTCTTGCCTGTCCCCATGAGAACTGAGGCGGTCTACAAGGAGGGCGTGATTTAAGGAGTAAACTTTTCTACTCTGAGATCTCCAAAGCCTCTTCTGTTGTTAGCTTGGTCTGTCTGTCCCTGTGTCCCACAGTTGTCCACCTTGGCTCAGAATGAGCTGGGATCCTTCAACATGGCATCTCCTCGGCCCTATCCTCAGTCCCCCTTGGTCTCGTTCCTttgtcctctgtctcctccccctGTTCCCCTGCCTCCATCTTGCCACCTGCCTCTCTGTCTCCATCCTCTGGACCCAGAGTGGTTCCTGGCCTGTGTAAGCCTGCTGCTTGCCCTTTGGTCTGAGTCCAGGTTGTTAATAGTCAGGTGTGTCTATCCCATTGCCCACTCTATCACCTACCTATAATAGAAGGGCTAGGGGTTGTGGGGTCCATGGaccagcatgcaggattttaaaGTTGCCATTTCTCAAGCTCCTCTGCTGTGCCTGACACACAGATATGTActttactctttgcgaccccatggactgcaattcattaaggcttccctatccatcaccaactcccagagcttgctcaactcatgtccattgagtcggtgatgccatccatttcatcctctgtccccccttttcctcctgccctctgtttcccagcatcagggtacttTAGGTACATTGTTTAATCACCATCTGCTTCTTGTGGCAAAGGtgttatacatatttttcatgtGAGGACAATGGCCCCAAAAGATTGAGATTTGGCCCATGGTCACATAGCTTCAGAAGGACACAGAGGGGGCTAGAGAGGCCCCTGAAGAAAGGGCTTCAGTTTTCCATCAAGTCCGGAATTGGTCACAAGCTCAGCCCGGCTTTGCCCGCTTCACTCTCTGGTCTCAGATGTGCCAGACCCATGATGAACCCCCTCTCAGATGCTCATAGAGGCCATTTGCTAGGCCCAGAGTGAACCAGGATCTGGATTCTCTGCTTCCACACCcagccagaatttgaacccagccCTCCCATCAGAGACCAAATTCTTAAACTACTAAAGCATTCATTGCCAAAGAACCAAAAACATGTAGGTCTTTCTACATGGAATGGGGCTGGGTTTCCCTTTGGAAAATTCTCCCAGCCCTACAACAGCTCTGtgaggaggcaagaataaactGGGGTGCTAGGTATCCCAGAGTCCAAGGTGGGCAGTGTGGTTCCTTGAGCTTGGGCCCTGAATTGCCAGAAGTGATGACCTTGGCCAGCACCTCTACCACACAGATGAGTACGCAGTCCTTGTCTCCTTGGAGCTCCATGCCTGTTGGACAGGAGTATTTGTTTCAGGTGCAGAGCCAATCAGTTCCTGTGGGGTGGGAACCGCCCCCAGTGGTCTCCAAAGGTAGCTCTGTTTTCATGTGCTCTGAGCGGGCTGCTGTTGCGTCAGCATCTTCCAGGTTCTAACCCACACAGTTCTGGTCTCCTTTGGGATCTTGTGCCGTCAGTTTTTCCCTCCCCTGTAGGTTTGCTCCTGTCCGCCAGGTGACCAGGTTTTTTGTCTCAGACGGTACTCATAGCTTTcaaccccctcctcccaccactaTTCTCTGAAGGACACCAAAGTTACCGACCACTTTTCAGGTCTTTTGTGTCATCACTGACCACTGTAGTCACTGACATTTCCGTGGTCTCCACGTGGTCTAGTACTTCTGTTAACGGGCCATGTCGTGGTTTTCACATTAGATGGTGTTCGCATTTCCTCTCCAACAGTAGTGGGAAGAAGTTTCTGAAATGTTCACA contains:
- the LPAR2 gene encoding lysophosphatidic acid receptor 2: MGQCYYNETIGFFYNNSGKELSSHWRPKDLVVVALGLTVSVLVLLTNLLVIAAIASNRRFHQPIYYLLGNLAAADLFAGVAYLFLMFHTGPRTARLSLRGWFVRQGLLDTSLTASVATLLAIAVERHRSVMAVQLHSRLPRGRVIMLIVGVWVAALGLGLLPAHSWHCLCALDRCSRMAPLLSRSYLAVWALSSLLVFLLMVAVYTRIFFYVRRRVQRMSEHVSCHPRYRETTLNLVKTVVIILGAFVVCWTPGQVVLLLDGLGCKSCNVLAVEKYFLLLAEANSLVNAVVYSCRDAEMRLTFRRLLCCRCLRPSTHESVRYTASTHTGTSTRIMLPENGHSLMDSTL